One genomic region from Skermania piniformis encodes:
- the cysC gene encoding adenylyl-sulfate kinase, whose protein sequence is MTTLLRLATAGSVDDGKSTLIGRLLYDSKAVMEDQLAAVERTSQERGSDYTDLALVTDGLRSEREQGITIDVAYRYFATPKRKFIIADTPGHIQYTRNMVTGTSTAQLAIVLVDARHGLAEQSRRHAFLASLLGVQHIVLAVNKMDLVDWDQHRYEEIRDEFHAFAARLDVHDVTSIPLSALHGDNVVTKSAHTPWYPGGALLPHLEDVYIAGDRNLVDVRFPVQYVIRPQTHEHADHRSYAGTVASGVLRPGDDIVVLPSGKSTRVVAVDGPTGPVTEAFPPMAVSVRVADDIDISRGDLLARVANQPEVTRQFEATVCWMADDGVLEAGRDYVLKHTTRTVRARVVELNYRLDVNTLHRDKTATTLALNELGRVTLRTRTPLMLDEYARNSATGSFILIDPETNATAAAGMVRATTPVADRAASPNAVPHRSLVTAADRLGKGRTVWFTGLSGSGKSSVAVLVERKLLSLGCPAYVLDGDNLRHGLNADLGFSRTDRDENQRRLAHVAALLADSGQTVLVSAISPMAEHRASARALHAERGFDFYEVFLDTPLADCERRDPKGLYARARSGEITQFTGIDSPYEPPVGPDLRLTPDRSPEEAAQLVLDLLGRSE, encoded by the coding sequence ATGACGACACTGCTCCGCCTGGCCACCGCCGGCTCGGTCGACGACGGCAAGTCCACGCTGATCGGTCGGCTGCTCTACGACTCCAAAGCGGTGATGGAGGACCAACTCGCGGCGGTCGAGCGCACCTCGCAGGAGCGGGGCAGCGACTACACCGACCTGGCACTGGTCACCGACGGGCTGCGCTCCGAGCGTGAGCAGGGCATCACCATCGATGTCGCCTACCGCTATTTCGCCACACCGAAGCGCAAGTTCATCATCGCCGACACCCCCGGCCACATTCAGTACACCCGCAACATGGTGACCGGCACGTCCACCGCGCAACTGGCGATCGTGCTGGTCGACGCTCGGCACGGATTGGCCGAGCAGTCGCGCCGGCACGCCTTCCTGGCGTCGCTGCTCGGGGTGCAGCACATCGTGCTGGCGGTGAACAAGATGGACCTGGTCGACTGGGACCAGCACCGCTACGAAGAGATCCGCGACGAATTCCATGCATTCGCAGCCCGATTGGACGTGCACGACGTCACCAGTATCCCGCTGTCGGCGCTGCACGGCGACAACGTCGTGACGAAGTCGGCGCACACGCCGTGGTATCCCGGGGGGGCGCTGCTACCGCACCTGGAGGATGTCTACATCGCCGGTGACCGCAACCTGGTCGACGTGCGCTTCCCGGTGCAGTACGTGATCCGGCCGCAGACCCACGAGCACGCCGACCACCGCAGCTACGCCGGCACGGTGGCCAGCGGCGTGCTTCGTCCCGGCGACGACATCGTGGTGTTGCCGAGCGGCAAGAGCACCCGGGTGGTCGCCGTGGACGGGCCGACCGGACCGGTCACCGAGGCGTTTCCGCCGATGGCGGTGTCGGTCCGGGTGGCCGACGACATCGACATCTCGCGCGGCGATCTGCTCGCGCGGGTCGCCAATCAGCCCGAGGTGACCCGGCAGTTCGAGGCGACCGTATGTTGGATGGCCGACGACGGCGTGCTCGAAGCGGGTCGCGACTATGTGCTCAAGCACACCACCCGTACTGTCCGGGCACGGGTGGTGGAGTTGAACTATCGGCTCGACGTCAACACCCTGCACCGGGACAAGACGGCGACCACGCTGGCGCTCAACGAGCTCGGCCGGGTCACGCTGCGCACCCGGACGCCGCTCATGCTCGACGAGTACGCGCGCAACTCGGCCACCGGGTCGTTCATCCTGATCGACCCCGAAACCAACGCGACGGCAGCGGCCGGCATGGTCCGGGCCACCACCCCGGTCGCCGACCGGGCGGCCAGCCCGAACGCGGTACCGCATCGATCGCTGGTCACCGCGGCCGACCGGCTCGGCAAGGGCCGCACGGTCTGGTTCACCGGGCTGTCCGGCTCCGGCAAGTCCTCGGTGGCAGTGCTGGTCGAGCGGAAGTTGTTGAGCCTGGGTTGCCCGGCTTATGTGCTCGACGGGGACAATCTGCGGCACGGGTTGAACGCCGACCTGGGCTTCTCGCGCACCGACCGAGACGAGAATCAGCGCCGACTCGCCCATGTCGCGGCGTTGCTCGCCGATTCCGGACAGACGGTGCTCGTCTCGGCGATCAGTCCGATGGCCGAGCATCGGGCATCGGCGCGAGCGTTGCACGCCGAGCGCGGGTTCGACTTCTACGAGGTCTTTCTGGATACCCCGCTGGCCGACTGCGAGCGGCGCGACCCCAAGGGCTTGTACGCCCGGGCGCGATCGGGCGAGATCACCCAGTTCACCGGGATCGACAGCCCGTACGAGCCACCGGTCGGCCCGGATCTGCGGCTCACCCCGGACCGTTCGCCGGAGGAAGCCGCGCAGCTGGTCCTCGACCTGCTCGGGCGGTCCGAGTGA
- a CDS encoding 3'(2'),5'-bisphosphate nucleotidase CysQ, which produces MSDHQLAADLATRAGELLLAVRAELADASAADRKAAGDRRSHEFLVAELAAARPGDTVLSEEGVDDPARPTAERVWIVDPLDGTREFGEPDREDWAVHVALWQAGELVAGAVALPAQQATLATPDVPAPAADAGPPRIVVSRTRPPAIARAVRDALGGVLVPMGSAGAKVAAVVQGRADVYVHAGGQYEWDSAAPVAVARAAGLSTSRIDGSPLRYNRAEPRLDDLVVCRPELAAAVLAVSGQGPV; this is translated from the coding sequence GTGAGCGACCACCAGCTGGCGGCGGACCTGGCCACCCGGGCCGGGGAGCTGCTGCTCGCGGTCCGTGCCGAGTTGGCCGATGCGTCGGCCGCCGACCGTAAGGCGGCCGGCGACCGGCGCTCGCACGAGTTCCTGGTCGCCGAGCTGGCGGCCGCGCGCCCGGGCGACACGGTGCTGTCGGAGGAGGGCGTCGACGATCCGGCCCGGCCGACCGCCGAACGGGTCTGGATCGTCGATCCGCTGGACGGTACCCGGGAGTTCGGCGAGCCGGATCGAGAGGACTGGGCCGTGCACGTCGCGCTGTGGCAGGCCGGTGAACTGGTGGCCGGAGCGGTCGCGTTGCCGGCGCAGCAGGCGACGCTGGCCACCCCGGATGTGCCGGCGCCGGCGGCCGATGCCGGGCCGCCGCGGATCGTCGTCTCCCGAACCCGCCCGCCCGCGATCGCCCGCGCGGTGCGGGACGCGCTGGGCGGCGTGCTGGTGCCGATGGGTTCGGCCGGCGCGAAGGTCGCCGCGGTGGTGCAGGGACGAGCGGACGTCTACGTGCATGCGGGCGGACAATACGAGTGGGACTCGGCCGCGCCGGTGGCGGTCGCGCGCGCAGCGGGCCTGTCCACGTCGCGGATCGACGGATCGCCGTTACGCTACAACCGCGCCGAGCCGCGGCTGGACGACCTGGTGGTCTGCCGCCCGGAGTTGGCCGCCGCGGTGCTGGCGGTATCCGGGCAGGGGCCGGTCTGA
- a CDS encoding Rrf2 family transcriptional regulator — MRMSAKAEYAVRAMVQLATVTPGELAKAEDLARAQGIPPQFLLDILADLRTGRLVRSQRGRDGGYELARPGAEISLADVLRCIDGPLASVRDISLIDLPCSGPTAALPEVWQALRASMRSVLEQTSLVHVASGELPGHVTLLAEDYRAQQSRRGHQRMR, encoded by the coding sequence ATGCGGATGTCGGCCAAGGCCGAGTATGCCGTCCGGGCGATGGTCCAGCTGGCCACCGTGACGCCGGGGGAACTGGCCAAAGCGGAGGATCTGGCCAGGGCGCAAGGTATTCCGCCGCAGTTCCTGCTCGACATCCTCGCGGATCTGCGCACCGGCCGGTTGGTGCGCAGCCAGCGCGGGCGCGACGGCGGCTACGAGCTGGCCCGTCCTGGTGCCGAGATCAGCCTGGCCGACGTGTTGCGGTGTATCGACGGACCACTGGCCAGCGTGCGCGACATCAGCCTGATCGACCTGCCCTGTTCCGGGCCGACGGCCGCGTTGCCGGAGGTATGGCAGGCGTTGCGCGCGAGCATGCGATCGGTGCTCGAGCAGACCAGCCTGGTCCACGTGGCATCCGGCGAGCTACCCGGGCATGTCACGCTGTTGGCCGAGGATTATCGCGCCCAGCAGTCGCGACGAGGACATCAGCGGATGCGGTAG
- a CDS encoding GMC family oxidoreductase N-terminal domain-containing protein, with protein sequence MTDTAQRLASPADARADDYDVVIVGSGYGGAITAARLGVANATGRAGLRIAVLERGAEHPTGTFPESQESVLAQIHSPLNPLGIFQIDRNKSVDVIRASGLGGTSLMNFNVAIVPDREVFQASWPRPFRELVESAPAGIGDLTTYFDRAARMLGANRFAEGENLARLGVFEAIAKNAGAEVVPLSITVEKQDRVTRYGVQRHACPMHGGDGTGDNSFSKNTLMTNYLPMARHYGVELFTCVEIERVEPGDDGRWRLIGVRRSGPGGRTATPVTLTARRVVLSAGSLGTNGILLRSRDAGLGLSRRLGKNFSGNGDNFGIAYNTDMRTDTQAWATGDGPPRSELRCGPSITVAMRFGADQSDLRKRFTVEDLSLPRALVDVFRVGLMGLAAAKYPDTKPARINRWRRDITFNVDGAMNHSLGFLIMVHDNSDGELVLRRDGSVGIDWPGAPTERMYGDVDEVLKPAVEAIGGTYIRNPWWANTMFGNHLLTAHPMGGAATSDNVDGGVVDHAGRVFTPDGGTYDGLYVVDGSVIPRAIGVNPFLTISMFAERAADELRAELGLPAYDPEREADDH encoded by the coding sequence ATGACCGACACCGCACAGCGGCTGGCTAGTCCCGCCGATGCCCGGGCCGACGATTACGACGTGGTGATCGTCGGTTCGGGCTACGGCGGCGCGATCACCGCCGCCCGACTGGGCGTCGCGAACGCCACCGGCCGGGCCGGGCTGCGGATCGCGGTGCTCGAACGCGGCGCCGAGCATCCGACCGGAACCTTCCCGGAGTCGCAGGAATCGGTACTGGCGCAGATACATTCGCCGCTCAATCCGCTGGGGATCTTCCAGATCGACCGGAACAAGTCGGTCGACGTGATCCGCGCGAGCGGGCTCGGCGGGACGTCGTTGATGAACTTCAACGTCGCGATCGTGCCCGATCGCGAGGTCTTCCAGGCGTCGTGGCCGCGGCCGTTCCGGGAACTGGTGGAATCCGCACCGGCCGGAATCGGGGACCTGACAACCTATTTCGACCGCGCGGCGAGGATGTTGGGCGCCAACCGGTTCGCCGAAGGGGAGAATCTGGCCCGGCTCGGCGTGTTCGAGGCGATCGCGAAAAACGCCGGCGCCGAGGTGGTCCCGTTGTCGATCACGGTCGAAAAGCAGGACCGGGTCACCCGGTACGGGGTGCAGCGACATGCGTGCCCGATGCACGGCGGCGACGGCACCGGCGACAATTCCTTCTCCAAGAACACGCTGATGACCAACTATCTGCCGATGGCGCGGCATTACGGCGTGGAGCTGTTCACCTGCGTCGAGATCGAGCGGGTCGAACCGGGCGACGACGGGCGGTGGCGGCTGATCGGGGTACGGCGGTCCGGGCCGGGCGGGCGGACCGCGACGCCGGTCACGCTCACTGCCCGGCGGGTCGTACTCAGCGCGGGAAGCTTGGGTACCAACGGCATCCTGCTACGTTCGCGTGACGCCGGCCTGGGCTTGTCGCGGCGACTGGGTAAGAACTTCAGCGGAAACGGCGACAATTTCGGTATCGCCTACAACACCGATATGCGTACCGACACCCAGGCGTGGGCGACCGGGGACGGACCACCACGCTCGGAGTTGAGGTGTGGGCCGAGCATCACCGTGGCGATGCGGTTCGGCGCCGACCAGTCCGACCTGCGCAAGCGGTTCACCGTGGAGGATCTGTCGCTGCCCCGCGCGCTGGTCGACGTGTTCCGCGTCGGCTTGATGGGGCTCGCGGCGGCCAAGTATCCCGACACCAAGCCGGCGCGCATCAACCGGTGGCGTCGGGACATCACGTTCAACGTGGACGGCGCGATGAACCACTCCCTCGGCTTCCTGATCATGGTGCACGACAATTCGGACGGCGAACTCGTCCTCCGGCGGGACGGCTCGGTCGGGATCGACTGGCCCGGCGCGCCGACGGAGCGAATGTACGGCGACGTCGACGAGGTTCTCAAACCGGCGGTCGAGGCGATCGGCGGCACCTACATCAGAAACCCGTGGTGGGCCAACACGATGTTCGGCAACCACCTGCTCACGGCGCACCCGATGGGCGGTGCGGCAACGTCGGACAACGTCGACGGCGGTGTCGTCGATCACGCCGGGCGGGTGTTCACCCCGGACGGTGGAACCTACGACGGGCTCTACGTCGTCGACGGCTCGGTGATCCCGCGAGCGATCGGCGTGAATCCGTTCCTGACGATCTCGATGTTCGCCGAGCGGGCCGCCGACGAGCTGCGGGCGGAACTGGGACTGCCGGCCTACGACCCGGAGCGCGAGGCCGACGACCACTGA
- a CDS encoding amino acid ABC transporter permease: MNTRASVLYDTPGPRGRARNRLVSAVVVTGLLVTGYLVVRALDAKGQLTADKWRPFTESTTWTTYLLPGLRGTLTAAAIAIVAALVIGTVFGTARLSEHRSVRVVAGFLVEVFRAIPVLILMIFLFSLFAEYQVFRSEYLALAAVTIALTLYNGSVIAEIVRSGIRSLPRGQTEAARALGLRKGQYMRLILLPQAVTAMLPAIVSQMVVVLKDSALGYQITYVEVVRSGQQVGAYYGNYLPSLIVVAVIMIVLNYLLGRLATTLEQRLRAGKRSVPH, encoded by the coding sequence GTGAACACACGAGCGTCGGTCCTCTACGACACCCCCGGACCACGCGGCCGGGCGCGCAATCGCCTCGTCTCCGCGGTCGTCGTCACCGGTCTGCTGGTCACCGGGTATCTGGTCGTTCGGGCGCTGGACGCGAAAGGCCAGCTGACCGCGGACAAATGGCGCCCGTTCACCGAGTCGACCACCTGGACGACCTACCTGCTACCCGGGCTGCGGGGCACACTGACAGCGGCGGCAATCGCGATCGTGGCCGCTCTGGTGATCGGTACCGTCTTCGGGACAGCCCGATTGTCGGAACATCGTTCGGTCCGCGTGGTCGCCGGCTTCCTGGTCGAGGTGTTCCGCGCGATCCCGGTGCTGATCCTGATGATCTTCCTGTTCAGCTTGTTCGCCGAGTATCAGGTATTCCGGTCGGAGTATCTGGCGCTCGCAGCGGTGACGATCGCCTTGACGCTCTACAACGGTTCGGTGATCGCCGAGATCGTCCGCTCCGGCATCCGGTCGCTGCCCCGCGGCCAGACCGAGGCCGCTCGAGCGCTGGGCCTGCGCAAAGGCCAGTACATGCGGCTGATCCTGCTGCCCCAGGCGGTCACCGCGATGCTGCCGGCAATCGTGTCGCAGATGGTGGTCGTGCTGAAGGACTCCGCCCTCGGCTACCAGATCACCTACGTCGAAGTGGTCCGCTCCGGCCAGCAGGTCGGCGCCTACTACGGCAACTACCTGCCGTCGCTGATCGTCGTCGCAGTGATCATGATCGTGCTCAACTACCTGCTCGGCCGGCTGGCGACAACGCTGGAGCAGCGCCTGCGGGCCGGTAAACGGTCCGTTCCGCACTGA
- a CDS encoding amino acid ABC transporter permease — protein sequence MDLIDEYGTRLLDAFLVTIELTAYSAVFALIVGTVLAAMRVSPVPVARWLGTAYVTVFRNTPLTLIIIFCSFGLYQVMGVRLAPDDSPTFLVDNNFRLAVVGLGAYTAAFVGESLRAGINTVPVGQAEAGRSLGLSFGLNLRLIVLPQAFRAVIAPLGSVLIALTKNSTIASAIGVSEAALLMADMIENTAAVLQVGAIFALGFMVLTLPTGLLFGWLARRYEVAR from the coding sequence GTGGACCTGATCGACGAATACGGAACTCGCCTGCTCGACGCGTTCCTGGTGACGATCGAGCTGACCGCCTATTCGGCGGTGTTCGCGCTGATCGTCGGGACGGTGTTGGCGGCGATGCGGGTCTCGCCGGTGCCGGTGGCCCGCTGGCTCGGCACCGCCTACGTGACCGTCTTCCGGAACACTCCGCTGACCTTGATCATCATCTTCTGCTCGTTCGGGCTCTATCAGGTCATGGGTGTCCGGCTGGCACCGGACGACTCGCCGACATTTCTGGTGGACAACAATTTTCGGCTCGCTGTGGTGGGCCTGGGCGCGTACACCGCCGCGTTCGTCGGCGAGTCGCTCCGTGCCGGGATCAATACGGTGCCGGTCGGGCAGGCCGAGGCCGGCCGCTCGCTCGGCCTGAGCTTCGGCCTGAATCTGCGGTTGATCGTGCTACCGCAGGCATTCCGGGCGGTCATCGCACCGCTGGGCAGCGTGCTCATCGCACTCACCAAGAACTCGACCATCGCGTCGGCGATCGGTGTGTCCGAGGCCGCGTTGCTGATGGCGGACATGATCGAGAACACTGCGGCGGTCCTGCAGGTCGGTGCGATCTTCGCCCTCGGCTTCATGGTCCTCACCCTGCCGACCGGACTGCTGTTCGGCTGGTTGGCCCGCCGCTACGAGGTGGCCCGATGA
- a CDS encoding glutamate ABC transporter substrate-binding protein, giving the protein MKFNQAIRFGVGIAALSMALTACGGSDSGDGGIAEHIADGKLTIGIKYDQPGLGLRNPDGTFSGFDVEVAKYVAEKLDVPPEGITFKEAPSAQRETLIENGQVDYIVATYSITDARKEKVDFAGPYFVAGQSLLVRQDNTDITGPESLNGGKKLCSVKGSTPAQKIKDNYAKDVQLQEFDTYSACVDALKNGAIDAVTTDDIILAGYAAQSPGQLKVVGKPFSTEKYGIGLKKGDTDARNKINDAIESMISDGSWKAAFEATVGPSGYPLPEPPKVDRY; this is encoded by the coding sequence ATGAAGTTCAATCAGGCGATCAGGTTCGGGGTCGGCATCGCCGCGTTGTCGATGGCGCTCACTGCCTGCGGTGGTAGCGACTCCGGCGACGGTGGGATAGCCGAGCACATCGCCGACGGCAAGCTGACCATCGGGATCAAGTACGACCAGCCCGGTCTCGGCCTGCGCAATCCGGATGGCACGTTCAGCGGGTTCGACGTCGAGGTGGCCAAGTATGTGGCCGAGAAGCTGGATGTTCCGCCGGAGGGCATCACCTTCAAGGAAGCGCCGTCGGCGCAACGGGAAACCCTGATCGAGAACGGTCAGGTCGACTACATCGTCGCCACCTACTCGATCACCGATGCGCGCAAGGAGAAGGTCGACTTCGCCGGACCGTACTTCGTCGCCGGCCAATCGCTGCTGGTTCGTCAGGACAACACCGACATCACCGGCCCGGAATCGCTGAACGGCGGCAAGAAGCTGTGTTCGGTGAAGGGCTCCACCCCAGCGCAGAAGATCAAGGACAACTACGCCAAGGACGTGCAACTCCAGGAGTTCGACACCTACTCGGCCTGTGTGGACGCCCTGAAGAACGGCGCGATCGACGCGGTGACCACCGACGACATCATCCTGGCCGGCTACGCGGCGCAGTCGCCGGGCCAATTGAAGGTGGTCGGCAAACCGTTCAGCACCGAGAAATACGGGATCGGGCTGAAGAAAGGTGACACCGACGCCCGCAACAAGATCAACGATGCGATCGAGTCGATGATCTCCGATGGCTCGTGGAAGGCAGCGTTCGAGGCCACCGTCGGCCCGTCCGGTTACCCGCTGCCGGAACCGCCGAAGGTCGACCGGTACTGA
- a CDS encoding amino acid ABC transporter ATP-binding protein: MISMRAVQKHFGRLHVLRDIDLQVPRGQVLIVVGPSGSGKSTLCRTINRLEPIDSGAIAIDGVDLPAEGKALAALRAEVGMVFQSFNLFAHMTILDNVMLAPIKVRGQARSTARARAVELLDRVGIGSQADKYPAQLSGGQQQRVAIARALAMNPKVMLFDEPTSALDPEMVNEVLDVMVELAQEGMTMVVVTHEMGFARRAGDRVLFMSDGQIVEDGDPESFFTTPRTARARDFLGKILSH, from the coding sequence ATGATCTCGATGCGGGCCGTGCAGAAGCATTTCGGCCGGCTCCACGTCCTGCGCGACATCGATCTGCAGGTGCCGCGCGGTCAGGTGTTGATCGTGGTCGGACCGTCCGGTTCCGGCAAGTCGACGCTGTGCCGCACGATCAACCGGCTGGAACCGATCGACTCCGGTGCCATCGCGATCGACGGGGTCGATCTCCCGGCGGAAGGCAAGGCGCTCGCCGCGCTCCGCGCGGAGGTCGGCATGGTCTTCCAGTCGTTCAACCTGTTCGCGCACATGACCATCCTGGACAACGTGATGCTGGCGCCGATCAAGGTGCGCGGCCAAGCCAGGTCGACGGCGCGGGCCCGGGCGGTCGAGTTGCTGGACCGGGTCGGCATCGGCAGCCAGGCCGACAAGTACCCGGCGCAGCTGTCCGGCGGCCAACAACAGCGGGTCGCGATCGCCCGCGCGTTGGCGATGAACCCGAAGGTGATGCTGTTCGACGAACCCACCTCGGCGCTGGACCCGGAGATGGTCAACGAGGTACTCGACGTGATGGTCGAACTCGCCCAGGAAGGCATGACGATGGTCGTGGTCACCCACGAGATGGGGTTTGCCCGCCGCGCCGGCGACCGGGTGTTGTTCATGTCCGACGGACAGATCGTCGAAGACGGCGACCCGGAGTCCTTCTTCACCACCCCCCGCACCGCGCGGGCGCGGGACTTCCTCGGCAAGATCCTCAGTCACTGA
- the miaB gene encoding tRNA (N6-isopentenyl adenosine(37)-C2)-methylthiotransferase MiaB: MNVHDSERLSGLLEQAGYHRAEAGATADLVVFNTCAVRENADNKLYGNLSHLAPVKAARPGMQIAVGGCLAQKDRDVVRRKAPWVDVVFGTHNLGALPTLLDRARHNATAQVEIVESLTAFPSTLPARRESAYAGWVSISVGCNNTCTFCIVPSLRGRELDRRPGDVLAEVQALVAEGVLEVTLLGQNVNSYGVSFGDRAAFGKLLRACGEIAGLERVRFTSPHPAEFTDDVIEAMATTANVCPQLHMPLQSGSDRVLRAMRRSYRQTRYLSILDRVRAALPHAAITTDIIVGFPGETEDDFAQTLEVVRRARFASAFTFQYSRRPGTPAAELADQLPKQVVQERYDRLIALQEQISLEANAALVGTDVELLVTAGEGRKNAATERISGRARDGRLVHFRGGDRIRPGDVVTTTVTGAAPHHLIADGGVCSHRRTRAGDAVEQGRRPTTPPIGVGLGLPGIGAPEPVPAAGGCAR; encoded by the coding sequence ATGAACGTGCACGACTCCGAGCGCCTGTCCGGTCTGCTCGAGCAGGCGGGATATCACCGTGCCGAGGCCGGGGCGACCGCAGATCTGGTGGTGTTCAACACCTGTGCGGTCCGGGAGAACGCGGACAACAAGCTGTACGGCAACCTGTCGCACCTCGCGCCGGTGAAGGCGGCTCGGCCGGGAATGCAGATCGCCGTGGGCGGTTGTCTGGCGCAGAAAGATCGCGACGTGGTCCGGCGCAAGGCGCCGTGGGTGGATGTGGTGTTCGGCACGCACAACCTCGGCGCGTTGCCGACGCTGCTGGATCGGGCTCGGCACAACGCAACCGCGCAGGTGGAGATCGTCGAATCGTTGACGGCGTTTCCCTCCACCTTGCCCGCCCGACGGGAGTCGGCCTACGCCGGCTGGGTGTCGATCTCGGTCGGTTGCAACAACACCTGCACATTTTGCATCGTGCCGTCGTTGCGCGGCCGAGAACTGGACCGCCGGCCCGGCGACGTGCTCGCCGAGGTCCAGGCGCTGGTTGCCGAGGGCGTGCTGGAGGTGACGTTGCTCGGCCAGAACGTCAATTCGTACGGCGTATCGTTCGGCGACCGGGCTGCATTCGGGAAGCTCTTGCGCGCGTGCGGCGAGATCGCGGGACTGGAGCGGGTGCGGTTCACCTCGCCGCACCCGGCCGAATTCACCGACGACGTGATCGAGGCGATGGCCACCACCGCCAATGTCTGCCCGCAGCTGCACATGCCGTTGCAGTCGGGCTCCGACCGGGTGTTGCGCGCGATGCGCCGCTCCTATCGCCAGACCAGATACCTGAGCATCCTCGACCGGGTCCGGGCCGCGCTGCCGCATGCCGCGATCACCACCGACATCATCGTCGGCTTTCCGGGCGAGACCGAAGACGACTTCGCGCAAACTCTCGAGGTGGTTCGCCGGGCCCGGTTCGCCTCCGCGTTCACCTTCCAGTACTCGCGTCGGCCGGGCACACCGGCGGCCGAACTGGCCGATCAGCTGCCGAAGCAGGTGGTGCAGGAACGCTACGACCGGCTGATCGCGCTGCAGGAGCAGATCTCGCTGGAGGCGAACGCGGCCCTGGTCGGAACCGACGTGGAGTTGTTGGTGACCGCCGGCGAAGGACGCAAGAACGCGGCAACCGAGCGGATCAGCGGGCGCGCCCGCGACGGGCGATTGGTGCATTTCCGCGGCGGTGACCGGATTCGGCCGGGCGACGTCGTGACCACGACGGTCACCGGAGCGGCGCCGCACCATCTGATCGCCGACGGTGGGGTGTGCTCGCATCGGCGCACCCGGGCCGGCGACGCGGTGGAACAGGGGCGCCGACCCACCACACCGCCGATCGGGGTCGGTCTGGGCTTGCCCGGCATCGGCGCGCCGGAGCCGGTTCCGGCGGCCGGCGGATGTGCACGATGA
- a CDS encoding DUF349 domain-containing protein: MTESNGAPAEQSSRTQGAPRPGEQISVGAATAHPPACSTAESWGRVDPDGTVWQRTAVGERAIGSWQAGDPAEALAHYRRRFEDVATEVGLLEARLASGAGDARRTKTAAHTLLESLDTAAVIGDVEMLRRRLAAIAEHSDEAAAQARQEKDRQRQEQIARKEALAAEAEQIATESTQWKTAGDRLREILDEWKTIRGVDRKTDDALWKRYAKAREAFNRRRGAHFAELDRGRAAAKAQKEELCVRAEELAGSTDWGATAAAYRDLLVEWKASGRAPREADDALWRRFKAAQDMFFAARNAASSERDAELEQNAVAKDELLRNAERSIDPAADLDGARAALRELLNRWDTIGKVPRERLQPLETRLRAIERRVRDTVDSQWRRSDPEAVARAAQFRERVAQFEAQAAKAQAAGRDRDAAKALAQAAQWREWAIAAEGAVGDR; the protein is encoded by the coding sequence ATGACCGAGAGCAACGGAGCGCCCGCGGAGCAGTCGAGCCGGACCCAGGGCGCACCCAGGCCGGGTGAGCAGATATCCGTGGGCGCGGCGACAGCTCACCCGCCGGCCTGTTCGACCGCCGAATCGTGGGGGCGGGTGGACCCGGACGGCACCGTATGGCAACGCACCGCCGTCGGCGAACGCGCCATCGGCTCGTGGCAGGCCGGTGATCCGGCCGAAGCACTCGCACACTACCGGCGGCGATTCGAGGATGTCGCCACCGAGGTGGGCCTGTTGGAGGCGCGGCTGGCCTCCGGCGCCGGCGACGCCCGCCGCACCAAGACCGCCGCACACACCCTGTTGGAATCGCTGGACACGGCCGCTGTCATCGGCGACGTGGAGATGTTGCGCCGCCGGCTCGCGGCGATCGCCGAACATTCCGACGAGGCGGCCGCACAGGCCCGGCAGGAGAAGGACCGGCAACGCCAGGAACAGATCGCCCGCAAGGAAGCACTCGCCGCCGAAGCCGAGCAGATCGCGACCGAGTCGACCCAGTGGAAGACCGCCGGCGACCGGCTCCGCGAGATTCTCGACGAATGGAAGACGATCCGCGGGGTCGACCGGAAGACCGACGACGCACTGTGGAAGCGATACGCCAAGGCACGCGAGGCGTTCAACCGGCGGCGAGGAGCACATTTCGCCGAACTCGATCGCGGTCGTGCCGCGGCGAAGGCGCAGAAAGAGGAGTTGTGCGTCCGCGCCGAAGAGTTGGCCGGCTCCACCGACTGGGGTGCCACCGCCGCTGCCTACCGCGACCTGTTGGTCGAATGGAAAGCGAGCGGCCGGGCGCCGCGTGAGGCCGACGACGCACTGTGGCGGCGGTTCAAGGCGGCCCAGGACATGTTCTTCGCGGCGCGCAACGCGGCCAGCTCCGAGCGGGACGCCGAACTGGAGCAGAACGCGGTGGCCAAGGACGAGCTACTCCGCAACGCCGAACGCAGCATCGACCCGGCCGCCGATCTGGACGGCGCCCGAGCGGCGCTGCGCGAGTTGCTCAACCGGTGGGACACGATCGGCAAGGTGCCACGAGAACGCCTGCAACCGTTGGAGACCCGACTCCGCGCGATCGAACGAAGAGTTCGCGACACCGTCGACTCGCAGTGGCGGCGCAGCGACCCGGAAGCGGTGGCCCGCGCCGCGCAGTTCCGGGAACGCGTGGCCCAGTTCGAGGCACAGGCGGCGAAAGCCCAGGCCGCCGGGCGGGACCGGGACGCGGCGAAAGCTCTGGCCCAGGCCGCGCAGTGGCGGGAATGGGCCATCGCGGCCGAGGGCGCCGTCGGCGACCGCTGA